Proteins from one Naumovozyma castellii chromosome 3, complete genome genomic window:
- the NCAS0C05790 gene encoding uncharacterized protein (ancestral locus Anc_4.29), translating to MSEVTYRVSTQNSIMSKPQASEMKPSISWGNCICLPTLVSRQSRRASTLLKQVQNCRSQQQTSQIRTYSKIKDEPNTTSSLYSSDTLVDVKLSHIDTTRRLEALRKQMELENLCCYIVPSEDEHQSEYVTEADERRKFISGFSGSAGIACITRNPLDAGGEAILSTDGRYFNQAGKELDKNWKLVKQGEAPFTWQEWCVRKAKELSQRANGREMKIGIDPKLIRFDQVIQFNKIIRREVSSSDTKDNVEVELTPVQRNLVDSIWNEFDVKPSRPNNKLLLLPDIFSGEDFISKRTRLLKLIDEKYGTINKKNLILVALDDICWFLNLRGSDIPYNPVFFSYLMVNVNETVLFTDNPFNNNIKDYFSKNNIKVKPYSSIWENLQSVTQQKEQEFLIPETSSWDLVEHVKSSRYRIIASPVELFKSVKNEIEIRNARKAQIKDAVCIIEYFAWLEDQLVTKGKLLNEFDVGEKLRQIRSTTSNFMENSFETISSSGSNASIIHYAPSKKQSSYVDPTKIYLCDTGAQFLEGTTDITRTIHMLNPTEEEIENYTLVLKGNLAVERLVFPEGTTGVGVDTVARQFLWSHGLNYRHGTGHGIGSFLNVHEGPIGIGTRPALNDYALQVGNIISNEPGYYKDGKYGIRIENDVLVKRVDKLDFEGTKFFTFENLTVVPYCRKLINVKMLTEEEKEQINRYNTHIWNTLEALLPHESITLAWLKRETQPL from the coding sequence ATGAGTGAGGTAACCTACAGGGTATCTACacaaaattcaataatgtcGAAGCCCCAAGCATCTGAAATGAAGCCATCGATATCCTGGGGGAATTGTATCTGTCTACCAACGTTGGTCTCGAGACAAAGTAGGCGTGCTTCCACACTACTCAAACAGGTGCAAAATTGCCGATCTCAACAACAAACATCACAGATAAGAACGTATTctaaaataaaagatgaACCCAATACTACATCTTCACTTTATTCTTCTGATACTTTAGTCGATGTCAAATTATCCCACATTGATACGACAAGAAGATTAGAAGCATTGAGGAAACAAATGGAGTTGGAAAACTTGTGTTGCTATATCGTCCCCAGTGAAGATGAACATCAATCTGAATATGTCACGGAAGCTGATgaaagaaggaaatttatttctgGGTTTTCTGGTTCTGCAGGGATAGCATGCATTACAAGAAATCCCCTAGATGCTGGCGGTGAAGCAATCCTGAGCACTGACGGAAGGTATTTCAATCAGGCCGGGAAAGAACTTGATAAGAATTGGAAACTAGTTAAGCAGGGTGAAGCTCCATTTACCTGGCAGGAATGGTGTGTAAGGAAGGCGAAGGAACTGTCCCAGAGGGCAAACGGTAGGGAGATGAAGATTGGCATTGACCCAAAATTAATTCGTTTCGATCAAGTGATCCAATTTAACAAGATAATTAGGCGTGAagtatcatcatcagataCAAAAGACAATGTGGAAGTAGAGTTGACCCCTGTACAAAGAAACTTGGTAGATTCTATATggaatgaatttgatgttAAACCTTCCCGCCCAAACAACAAATTACTCTTATTACCAGATATATTTAGCGGTGAAGATTTTATAAGTAAAAGAACCCGCttattaaaattgattGACGAGAAGTACGGTACTattaacaagaaaaatttaatactTGTTGCGTTAGATGATATTTGTTGGTTTTTGAATTTACGAGGATCTGATATTCCATATAATCCTGTATTTTTCTCTTATTTGATGGTAAATGTGAATGAGACGGTATTATTTACTGATAATCCATTTAACAATAACATTAAGGACTACTTCagtaaaaataatattaaagtGAAGCCATATTCATCTATTTGGGAAAATTTGCAAAGTGTAACTCAACAAAAGGAGCAAGAATTTTTGATACCCGAAACTTCATCATGGGATTTAGTGGAGCATGTTAAATCTTCACGTTATCGCATCATTGCATCCCCAGTGGAGTTATTTAAATCTGTTAAGAATGAGATTGAAATAAGAAATGCCCGAAAGGCCCAAATAAAAGACGCGGTGTGtataattgaatattttgccTGGTTAGAAGATCAATTAGTCACGAAAGGTAAATTacttaatgaatttgatgttGGAGAAAAATTAAGACAAATTCGATCAACAACATCTAATTTCATGGAAAATTCCTTTGAGACCATATCTTCAAGTGGCTCTAATGCctcaataattcattatgCACCTTCCAAAAAACAATCATCTTATGTGGACCCAACAAAGATATATCTATGTGACACTGGAGCGCAATTTCTGGAAGGCACTACGGATATCACAAGAACTATCCACATGCTCAACCCCACAGAGgaagaaatagaaaatTATACGCTCGTGTTAAAGGGTAATCTTGCCGTTGAGAGGTTAGTATTCCCTGAGGGTACGACTGGTGTCGGTGTAGACACTGTAGCTAGACAATTTTTATGGTCACATGGATTAAACTATAGACATGGTACAGGTCATGGAATTGGATCATTCTTGAATGTCCATGAGGGGCCCattggaattggaacaaGGCCAGCACTGAATGATTATGCATTACAGGTCGGTAATATAATCAGTAATGAGCCGGGCTATTATAAAGACGGAAAATATGGTATTCGTATTGAGAATGACGTATTGGTGAAACGAGTCGATAAACTAGATTTTGAAGGTACCAAATTTTTTACCTTCGAGAATCTGACTGTTGTTCCATACTGTAGAAAGTTAATTAATGTGAAGATGTTGACAGAGGAAGAGAAGGAACAAATTAATCGTTACAATACACATATATGGAACACATTGGAAGCATTACTTCCACATGAAAGTATTACTTTGGCGTGGTTAAAGAGGGAAACGCAGCCTTTATAG